CTTTTTCTTTATTTGTATTGTCGATTACTTCCTTATCCAGCATTTTATCCGCCAGATGGGTAATCATAACATCTTCTGATTCATAATTGGAAGGCACATTCAAGTTGAACAGGTCAACTCCATTCGGAAATCCGTCATTGATTATCTTTAAAACCAGATTGTGCAGGACTTTCTTTGATAAGGTGAAATCATAATCTATGTACCATTCGCCGTTTTCATCCTGTTTATAGGAAGTTTTCGGATCCATAAAAAGGGAAACCGCAATTGCAGGAATGCCTAAACTGACAGCTTCTAAAGCCGCACAGACAGTGCCTGATGATGTTATGTCGCAGCTTATATTGACTCCCTGATTAATCCCTGTTATAACCAAATCAGGCTTCTCATCCATTAAGTAATCGGCACCGACAATTACTGCATCTGCAGGACTGCCTGAAACAGAATAAGCAGGACTTCCATCTTCAAGTTCGCAGGAATTAATTTTTAAATGCTTGAATAAAGATAAACGGCGTCCAACGCTGCTGTTGTTTTTGTCTGGAGCTACCACACAAACATTACCCAAATCCTCAACAGCCTGTTTTGCAGCCAATATTCCCGGTGCAAAAACCCCATCATCATTAGATATTAAAATATTCATAATTGCCCAACCTAAAATTGTATATTAATATCTTAATCTTTTTATTTATAATTTCTGTGAAATTTTTTCGAATTTGCAATTTTTATAATAAGTAATAATTATTTATAAATATATCTTAAATAAGTAATACTAATCAATAGATAATTATTAATAATATAATCAATATAACAATAGTTGTATAACTTGGAAAAAAAGTTTTACAAATATAATTTAAGTGAGGAAAAAAATGAAGTTGAATAAAATATTACCTATATTGATTTTAATCACAGTATTATTTGTTTCAATATCAGCTATTAGTGCAGAACCTATATCTGATGAAACGGTAATCGCTGATGGTTCAAGTCAAAATGATGGTGATTCTGTCAATTATTATGTATCTGACGATGGTTCAGATAGTAATGACGGTTCTCAAAGTTCACCATTTAAAACTATTGGAAAGGCTGTCGAAAAGACCAGCGCCAATAAAACTACAAATATATACTTGGCAGATGGTATATATCAAGGAGACGGAAATGTTAACCTGACCATGGCTAGCAACATTAATTTAATTGGAACTTCTGTTGATAATACAATTTTGGACGGTTCCAATGCTAACTGGTTGGCAAACATGACCAATGGAGTATTGAATATTAAAGCTTTGACAATTAAAAATTTCTTCTTGACCATTAACAAAACTGGTACAAATGCCGGTATTATCACTAGTGACTCTGATGTAAATTTGGACAATGTAATCATCTCAGACAACATCATCAAGACAGTTTTAGGTGCAGATGAAGAAAAATCCACAATTTACACTGGTGTATTGCTAAGTACTGGAAAAATCACTATTTCCAATGTGGTCGGATTTAACAACTTAATCAACAATACACAAGGAACAACCTTAGCAGACTTAAGAAAATTAGCTGATTGGGGATGTGTAATCTGTTCATTTGACTCCGCAAGAGTTGACAATTCCTATTTCTACAACAATAAGGGAAGCAGGTCATCTGTAGTTTATGCACATACTTTATCCACTCTCGATGTCATGAACAGTGTATTTGTCAACAACACTGCAACATACTGTGGCGGAGTATTCTTATCTTACTTAAACACTACCACCCACATTAGCAACTCCTATTTCAAAAAGAACAACGGAACTAATGCTGGAGGTATTATTTACCAACAAAGATACTGTAACATGTATGTTGACGATTGTATCTTTGAAGACAACTACGCAAACACCGGTGGATCATTGTACGCACACCACTACAGTAACCTTACTGCAACAAACTGTTCATTCTCAACCGGCCGTGCAAGAACCGGTTCAGCTATAATCGGTGCTGACTTTGTTATTTTAAATGTATCTGATTGTGTATTTGATAGAAACACTGCAAGTGAAGGAGCAATCATGGGTGATGAAGGTTGTCAAATGATTGTCGACAATTGTGTATTCACCAACAACGTTGCAACTTTCGGAGCAGCAGTATTCGGAGACATGATCAACGATATTTCAGTTTCAAACTCTTTATTAGTAAACAACTCAGCTACATACGGTGGAGCAATATTCGGAACCTTTGAAACCACAGTCACTATAACCAACAATACTTTTGTTGGCAACACAGCTGTAAACGGTTCTGTAGTATTTGTTGACAATACTGGTAAACTTGATGAAGAGCCTGAAACTCCTGCACGTGACGGAATAACAAGTGAAATTATTTCAGAAGAAAATACATATATCAACAACACATCTGAAGACAATTTATTAATTGTTAACTATGGTGAACCTGTTAATTATTATGTATCCCCTCAAGGATCAGATAGCAATAACGGTACTCAAGATTCCCCATTTAAAACTATTGCAAAAGCTGTTGAAAAAGCAACTGAATATAAAATAACAAATATCTTCCTGGCAGAAGGAATTTACCAAGGTGAAGGAAACGTTAACCTAACTGTCCCAACCGGAATTATTTTAGTTGGTGTTTCTCCTGATAAAACTATTTTGGATGGTTCCAATGCTAACTGGTTAGCAAAAGTCAACGATGGAGTATTGTTTATTAAAAATTTAACTATACAAAACTTCTTCTTGACCATAGATAAAACAGGAACTAATGCTGGTATCATTACAAGTGACTCTGAAGTAATTTTAGACACTGTAGTCATCTCAGACAACACTATTAAAACAGTATTAGGTGCTGGAGAAGAAAAATCCACAATCTACACTGGAGTATTGTTAAGTACCGGAAAAATCACCATTAACAATGTGGTCGGATTTAACAACTTAATCAACAATACACAAGGAACAACCTTAGCAGACTTAAGAAAATTAGCTGATTGGGGATGCGTAATCTGTTCATTTGATGCAGCAACTATCAACAATTCCTATTTCTACAACAACAAAGGAAGTAGGTCATCTGTAGTTTATGCACATACTTTATCCACTCTCGATGTCATGAACAGCGTATTTGTCAACAACACTGCAACATACTGTGGCGGAGTATTCTTATCTTACTTAAACACTACCACCCACATTAGCAACTCCTATTTCAAAAAGAACAACGGAACTAATGCTGGAGGTATTATCTATCAACAAAGATACTGTAACATGTATGTTGACGACTGTATATTTGAAGACAACTACGCAAACACCGGTGGATCATTATACGCACACCACTACAGTAACCTTACTGCAACAAACTGTTCATTCTCAACCGGCCGTGCAAGAACCGGTTCAGCTATAATCGGTGCTGACTTTGTTATTTTAAATGTATCCGATTGTGTATTTGATAGAAACACTGCAAGTGAAGGAGCAATCATGGGTGATGAAGGTTGTCAAATGATTGTCGACAATTGTGTATTCACCAACAACGTTGCAACTTTCGGAGCAGCAGTATTCGGAGACATGATCAACGACATTTCAGTTACTAACTCTTTATTAGTAAACAACTCAGCTACATACGGTGGAGCAATATTCGGAACCTTTGAAACTATCGTGAAAATAATTAACAATACTTTCGTTGACAACTCAGCTGTAAACGGATCCATTGTATTTGTTGACAATACCGGTAAACTTGATGAAGAGCCTGAAACTCCGGCATATGACGGAATTACCAGTGCTATTTATTCAAAAGACAACATATATGTTAACAACACTTCTGAAGACAATTTACTAATTGTCAATTATGAAACAGAAAACAATCCTGTTTTAAAAGACACTCAAATAATTGTTTCAGATGTTACTACAACCGTCTACATCAAGTCAATTGATGGAAATAAAAAATCTAAAGTTATAATCACATTAAAAGACAATGAAGGAAATGTTTTATCAAACAAAGAACTCACCATAGTTCTAAACGGCGAAATTTTAACTCAAAAAACTGATGAAAATGGAACCTCTACAGTAGAAGTTGCCATTACAAAAGCAGGAACCTATGATTGTGTTGTCAGCTTTGCCGGTGATAAAAACTACAAATCCTCAATTGCAGCATCAAAAGTTGTTGTTAACAAGAAAACAGCAAAACTTATCGTGAAAAAAGCAACTTTCAAAGTAAAAGCTAAAACCAAATCTTACTCTGTTACTTTAAAAGATGCTAGCACCAGTAAGGTATTAGCTAAAAAACAAGTCACCATTAAAATCAATAACAAAACCTACAAAGCTACTACCAACTCCAAAGGTGTTGCTAAAATAAATGTGAAACTGACTAAAAAAGGAACATATAAGGCTACCGTAACCTTTAATGGAGATTCCTTCTATAAGAAAGTTTCAAAAACTGGAACAATAATTATTAAATAAGGAGATTTAATTATCTCCACTTTTTTTATTTTTTTATTAGATACATTTCTAACAATTAAAACATATTTATCGTTAATTAAATTAAAAGTAGGGTTTTTATTTTAATTTTATTCATCGTATTTTTCATTAACATTATGATTATTGAAAATTAATTTAATTTTATCTCGACCATATACATCAAACAATTCCCAAAAGTAAATTTAAACCATAAAATAAATTCTGTAATGTTAATTTAGAAATT
This genomic interval from Methanobrevibacter sp. contains the following:
- a CDS encoding DUF1565 domain-containing protein, with protein sequence MKLNKILPILILITVLFVSISAISAEPISDETVIADGSSQNDGDSVNYYVSDDGSDSNDGSQSSPFKTIGKAVEKTSANKTTNIYLADGIYQGDGNVNLTMASNINLIGTSVDNTILDGSNANWLANMTNGVLNIKALTIKNFFLTINKTGTNAGIITSDSDVNLDNVIISDNIIKTVLGADEEKSTIYTGVLLSTGKITISNVVGFNNLINNTQGTTLADLRKLADWGCVICSFDSARVDNSYFYNNKGSRSSVVYAHTLSTLDVMNSVFVNNTATYCGGVFLSYLNTTTHISNSYFKKNNGTNAGGIIYQQRYCNMYVDDCIFEDNYANTGGSLYAHHYSNLTATNCSFSTGRARTGSAIIGADFVILNVSDCVFDRNTASEGAIMGDEGCQMIVDNCVFTNNVATFGAAVFGDMINDISVSNSLLVNNSATYGGAIFGTFETTVTITNNTFVGNTAVNGSVVFVDNTGKLDEEPETPARDGITSEIISEENTYINNTSEDNLLIVNYGEPVNYYVSPQGSDSNNGTQDSPFKTIAKAVEKATEYKITNIFLAEGIYQGEGNVNLTVPTGIILVGVSPDKTILDGSNANWLAKVNDGVLFIKNLTIQNFFLTIDKTGTNAGIITSDSEVILDTVVISDNTIKTVLGAGEEKSTIYTGVLLSTGKITINNVVGFNNLINNTQGTTLADLRKLADWGCVICSFDAATINNSYFYNNKGSRSSVVYAHTLSTLDVMNSVFVNNTATYCGGVFLSYLNTTTHISNSYFKKNNGTNAGGIIYQQRYCNMYVDDCIFEDNYANTGGSLYAHHYSNLTATNCSFSTGRARTGSAIIGADFVILNVSDCVFDRNTASEGAIMGDEGCQMIVDNCVFTNNVATFGAAVFGDMINDISVTNSLLVNNSATYGGAIFGTFETIVKIINNTFVDNSAVNGSIVFVDNTGKLDEEPETPAYDGITSAIYSKDNIYVNNTSEDNLLIVNYETENNPVLKDTQIIVSDVTTTVYIKSIDGNKKSKVIITLKDNEGNVLSNKELTIVLNGEILTQKTDENGTSTVEVAITKAGTYDCVVSFAGDKNYKSSIAASKVVVNKKTAKLIVKKATFKVKAKTKSYSVTLKDASTSKVLAKKQVTIKINNKTYKATTNSKGVAKINVKLTKKGTYKATVTFNGDSFYKKVSKTGTIIIK
- the surE gene encoding 5'/3'-nucleotidase SurE; protein product: MNILISNDDGVFAPGILAAKQAVEDLGNVCVVAPDKNNSSVGRRLSLFKHLKINSCELEDGSPAYSVSGSPADAVIVGADYLMDEKPDLVITGINQGVNISCDITSSGTVCAALEAVSLGIPAIAVSLFMDPKTSYKQDENGEWYIDYDFTLSKKVLHNLVLKIINDGFPNGVDLFNLNVPSNYESEDVMITHLADKMLDKEVIDNTNKEKEDLFNYPLGENQDSDDLIMITSNLVQEYDEGSDGYALVVEKRPSLSPLNANMTCKDLKDW